In Scophthalmus maximus strain ysfricsl-2021 chromosome 13, ASM2237912v1, whole genome shotgun sequence, the genomic window AAAAAAGTATtatgccatttttttctttgttctttccaTCCTCCAGCTGGAGCTCAAGTCCTGGCTGGTCACAGGAGACAGTCTCTCCATGGAGCTGCTGAAGACCGAGAAAGGAAACGCAACAACGGCCCTGGGTCGCCTGAGAGAGCTGCAGAACACTTCAGGCACTCATCACAAAACTGTAAGACCTCCACGGTGTCAAAGCTGCTTTTAGTTTGACTGTGTGATCATGGTGACCCTGAATTTTGGTAGAAATCCCCAAACTATCACCAGAGTAGATCGGTGAGTGGGGAGTAGCATCACCAATTGAATGCAAAAAGTTgttaacatttacttttttgttttgttaaaccTAAAATTAGATGGAAAGAAAACGGAAAGGTACCTTACTGCTGACAACATTCTGATGTTGAGAATCTCGTCCTGAACACCATGAGTACTTAATAAATGTATAAGCTTATTTTTACCTTTTCCTCTGCAAAGGTGATATTGGCGTCTGGCTATTACGCAGCATTCCGAGTTACACTTGTGGCCAAGTCACTGGAGGGCATGTATGACGGAGCCATACACATAACCACAGATTATGAGGTAGGACACCAGTCATCTGTGATTTTGTTTATATAataaagaagaagcagcagcagctttcagTCCAGCGCTGAAATGAACTGTTCTTTTCCTTCAGATATTAACCATCCCAGTAAAAGCGCTAATTGCAGTGGGCACATTAAACAGCTCTCCCAAACACATCGTTTTACCACCTTCATTTCCAGTAAGTAACATTCAGACGCTTTCAAGATTTCTACAACTGTCCTGCATTGGCAACAGCCTTGGGATTAAATAAAGCATGAACGTACCTTTCTGTTAAACGCCGGAGGTGTTGCAGCTTTTgatgtctgtttctttgtttttctttaggGGAAAGTTGTTCACCAGAGCTTCAGTATACAAAGTTCTTTTACACAGAGAGTGAGGCTGCAGCAGATCCGCTCCCTGACGGAAGACATTCGTTTTTATTACAAACGGCTCCGCAACAACAAAGATGAGCTGGAGCCCAGACGTAAATCTAAGGTAGTGACTTACTCCCCTCCAGGAGCCAAGACAGCGATtgagtgattatttttttttgtaataaaagacatacgtttatttaatttctccatctttttcaggtggcaaatatttattttgatgccAGCTTGCAGTGTGGTGATCACTGTTATGTGGGGCTGCCATTTGTGCTTAAATGTAagttgtttttactttaattgTGTTGCAAATGTTCCAAAAATGATTTCCACATTCAGACTGGGTTTAGGTGGGATGGTCACTTGAGTTTTTCTAGTTGGAAGAGCAGCATGAGcttctaatttttttatttaattttttatttgcttgATGTGAAATTGAAGGAAGTCAAACATACTTTTAATAATTGACCTACGGTTGTCAACCTAATTAGCATTaatttgtaatgtaatgtatttctGACTGTAATTTGTTGCATAGACTGTATGTGCGTATTTATTGACAATGGGTTgttgcctaaacctaaccaaagAACTAGTGagaaataattataaaaaagaaattgaaaataagaGCTACATTCTTCGCATGTTCTCAGTTGCAAACACACcaacatatacatttttcttttgttaccCATGGCGAAGGGGATTTAAAAAGTGCTAACAGGCAGAAGAAGATGAGAATGCTGCAGGAGATGCACGTCCAATGGCTGGATTGTTATTTTACAGTCAAAAAGTGGTTCAGTACTCCCAAACCCCTGTACTGATGAATGAGCCTTATGTGTCCACATAAAATAAGTCATTGCGGTTTTCCCTCCTACAGCTGAGTCCAAGCCTCATGGGTTGGCCTTACAGGAGGATATATGGGACGCTGATGTGGATCTTCATCAGAAGCTGCTCAGACGATGGAAGGAGCTGAAAGAGCATGCAGGACACAAGTGAGCATATTACAACATTTCAGTGATTTCGGGCTTTAGTTGTCAGATTTTgctgttcaattgcttgttccacattatgttaaatatttaaaggaTGTCACAAggtgtttcttttctcaccGAAGGATCGAAGCCATATTTGAAGTCAACACAGACCTTCAAAAAAACGTGCAAGCTAAAATAACTGCACACTTGACCTGGCCCTCACTGGTCAACTCTTCACATCGCATTACCTTCCCTCTGACCAACACAAACAGCTCCTCTGTGAGTAGAAACAATCCTCCTCTTGTCACTGCATGTCCAAAAACACGTGTCATTAAAGTTCTGTTTCTGAAACTGCGCTGGGAAATCTGTGTCGTTTCTCTGCAGAATGAGATGGTGATTCTGCAGAATCCCGCCGACGTCCCAGTCTACGTCCAAGTTCTCCCCTTGGCCCTGTTACCCAacccctctgtgttttctggaAAACTGGCCGACAGGTGAAAAATCTCCATCAAACCCTGCACGTTTTTGTTCTTTATCCCCTCTTCTGACGCCCACGGTAATCTTCTTAAACTACATTTCTCAGGTTTCCATTAGGAAATTTGTCCAACATCAATATCGACACAAACACCCTTGAGTTCCTGGTTCACAGAAATCAAGTGAGTGCTTCAAGTGTGACGATTGACTTCGCCGTTAGACAGGAATTTAGAGAATCAGCTGGTGTTGGCGTAATTGCAGTCCTCTTGTCCGTTGCTGAGGCAGCATGTGCAAAGTGTTTGACTCTAACAGAGCCTCTGTTTGTTTGGTAGACGTCTCTAATAAAGACCAGCTCTGGGTTCATAGAGGGCTCAACCAGACCCTATGTGTACAACCTCTTCCTGCTTCCCGGTGAAGTTAAGTCAATCAGCGTGAGGTTCACTCCCATCAGCAACCAcagtgtctcctccctcctcatcgtCAGGTAGTCAGTTTTTAGTGCAACTTGCCAAACATTCCTTTTAGTAAATATGTGTTCTTCTAAAACTGTGTATATTTCACCTGTAATCTGTAAAGGAATAATCTGACTGTGATCGACACAATCATACTTCATGGACGAGGTACGACAGAGAGCCTGAAAGTGGCAGGGAAGCCTCCGGGCCAAGGCAGCTCGCTGAGGTTCAAGATGACTGAGGCCATCCTGAAAGACTGCACAGAGAGTGAGTTTGTGTTGCTGAGGCCCAGATCTGTATGAacatctgtgtctgttttaCTAAAGACAAAAAACGTGTCCGCACCAGAAGATCTGAGCAAATACAATGAGTGCACTTGCAAAATACACAGCACTCTGTTGCAGGCAGGCCTCACAAGTCTTCACAGGGTCTAACATCTGTAAATGCTCTGGTACTGGTAAAACTAAAAATCTGACAGtgctcctaaaaaaaaaacctagaaaCTAGTAAAACACTCGCTTGAGACCCCTGTAAATTAGACAGTGAAACTGTGTTGGTTATTCTTGGTAGACTTCAACATTAATGTGATTGAGTTCAGTGTATTCTTACTATAGCTTTATAATATCCACTATCATTCCATTAATCGTTACCCCTTCGTTTATTGCAGAGATGAGAGTCAGAGAGCCAAACTTCACTCTGAAAAGAACCTTCAGGGTGGAGAACACCGGCCTGCTGCCGATCACCATCAGGTCAGCGGAAATCAACGGCCAAGCTTGTGAAGGATATGGATTCAAAGTTCTCAACTGTCAAGAGTTTGCACTTAAGCCAAATTCTTCAAAAGACCTCATCATACTGtaagtgaagaaaaaacaaacgtgtgtgtgtgtgtgtgtgtgtgtgtgtgtgtgtgtgtgtgtgtgtgtgtgtgtgtgtgtgtgtgtgtgtgtgtgtgtgtgtgtgtgtgtgtgtgtgtgtgtgtgtgtgtgtgtgtgtgtgtgtgtgtgtgtgtgtgtgtgtgtgtgtgtgtgtgtgtgtctgcgtgtgcgcgcgcgcgtgcgtgcgtgcgtgcaatcACCCACAAGCTATATTAATACATGTCCTCAGCCTCTCTGGATGAGAAACCCTTCAGTAAGAGGATGAATCGACTCCCTGTCTTCTCCGCTCGCTCGCCTCAGGTCTTGTTTATCATCACCCAAAGTTCAAGTCCTCCTGCACCACGGATTGTACATTTGTTGTCCCTTTGCAAATGAGAAAGAAATACTTTGTTTGccacaaatgtatttatcagGAGGTTTTTCTTTAATCACGTTTTAGAAAAAGTCAGTGACTCCAGCTCAGCGTGTGACTTGACAGCTACAAATTCTGACGTAAAAGTCAGAAAACAGTGTAGATGAATAGAAGTTGATTTCCCATCTCACCAAATCTTCCAACACACGTGCTGAGCCATTTTAGAGGTAGCACGTGTTTTTCGCTGTGATAAAGTCTTGTCCTAATCGGTGGTTGTGTTGGACTTTTTCATTGTCTGTCAGTTTGACGGTCGGGGCGTGAAAGTTCAGTCGCAATCTTTTATGTTACCAACCGGATCATAGTCTTACGACATTGCTAATGATCACACGAGTTGTAAATATGAATGTAACCAGCTGACGACAACAGTGTGGTCATGTTCGTTCATGGAATTTTGTTTTATCTGCGTTATTGTTTTATGTCTGTTTATTCGCTATCATCTGAGACCTGCCCACTTCTAACTACGACACGCAGGCAGCTCAACACCGGCGACTGTTCACTCGATTACCGACAATGTCAGACAAAGTGGGCTGAAAGATGACATCAAATCCGGCTTTTTTTAGCAACTCACCGCTTTTCCATTTagtgtcaagtttttttttaaagcaattttcAGATTGATGCATTTAATCttcatttcagtgacagtgcgtCTCAGGTGACAAAAGTATTAACATCtctgctttagtccgtcacttAACTTTGCTAAAATGTAGACTTATTTTTGGATCAGTGAACGCAGgacttcaatctctgatctctCAAACTGGCTTAAGGCATGTGACAAATAAGAGCAAAGGCAAAACAGATGAAGGTGccaattgtttatttattgaaaataaagtaaCATAAGTACAATATATCTACAATACCATGGGGTGTGGAGAGTAGTAGAGTCAGTGGTGAATGCCGAGTGTTGGTCTTGTACGCAGCCAAAATGTCCAAACCAAGAAGccaagaagagagagataatAACGAGAACAGGCCAATAGTTGTAGCCTTTGAAGAAGGAAACAACTGATGAATCCGAGGTTGCCCGTTCGTACGGACAGACGTAAGATAAATGTAGGATAAGAATGCGAAAACATTCTCGCTCGAGGCCCGAATGTGTCGTAGACATTAATCTCGGCATCCACGTTGGCTCATTATAGCAGGAATGGAAAAAGGTGGAGCCAATAACAACAGCCACTTCTACAAATATTTAGCCAGACGTTAACACGTGCAAGTTGGCCACATGCCACTTGGCCAGCACAAATAGCTGGGACCTTGTGCGGATAAAAAGTTTATCAGTTGTGCCTGTCGTCACCGTCACAAAATGTCCTCTAATTTCTGCCTGATAGTAAATCAACTTCGTATCAGCTACTCGACTGGTTAGATAATAGGTGAACTGGGTTTGTGACTGAGCtgacacaaactgtgtgttttgaaatgagaaaatgctgttttctcAAACCAGTTTGCTGCACCACATTACTTATCTACCGAGCATACTTCACCCTGGATGTTTTCATTCCAACAttggtttgtctgtctctcagtgaaGGAGTTTCACTGCATTACAGCATTTCaaacctttacacacacacagagtcactgGTCCTGTTACACACCCTGTCGAACTGGTCCTTTATGGTCACTTTAGGAAATGACGACATCCTGATGCTCACAGCTTCCTGAATCCCAAAGGTCCAATCAGCTACCACCTCTGTAGCTGTAATCACTTTAAACAAAGAcatttccctctttcccccACAGGTTTACACCTGACTTCACTTCATCCCGAGTGATCCGGGAGCTGAAGTTGGTGACATGTGGAGGATCcgagtttgtgtttgtcctgaaCGCCTCCTTGCCCTACCACATGTTAGCTGTGTGTGCAGAGACGCTGCCCAGGCCGAGCTGGGAGCTGGAGCTCTACATCATAGTGTCTCTCATTATGAGGTGAGACACAAACCTGTTAATGTTTAGTGAAAAATGGATTTCAACCTGACTAacacgtttgtgtttttgcatttgtttcgCGTCTGTGCAGTTCCATGTTCCTGCTGGTGATCGCCACGGCCTACCTGGAGGCTCAGAGCATCTGGGAGCCGTTCAAGAGACGAGTGTCCGTGGAATCCAACTCCTCCATGGAGACTGGGAGGCCATTTAATCTCAGGGACATTGTGCAAATCCACAGTGATTCAAAGTGAGTgcaacagaggagaagagtgagTCACGTCCTGGGCAAGTATCGATCAAGTGAAATGCTCATCAAGCAGTAAAATATAATTAAGACCCacgaaaaactaaaaacaaggtATAGCAGATTTTTGGAGCAACAGTGGACCATTTAATTTGACTCGCTGTGTTTAAAGACTCTGACGGTCAGAGAAGACAGTCAGCTCCTCTTGGACAAAGTGTCTGCGGCTAAACCACTGTATCCACCGACAGTAGCACTGTAACCACGAGTTGGGCCTTATCGCCAACTACTTTACATGTTGAATCTGAggctgtgtggaggagagagctgTCTGACAAGCAAATCAGTGGTTTCACCCATGAAGTGCAGCTTTTCCTTACATTCGCCTTTTTTCTGGAGACAAaccacaaactgaaaacatctgCGCTTAGCGAAATGgttctggttttaaaaagtttttctgTAGTATGAAAAAGCTTATtcattgtctttattttattattattttcctgattaatcaataaattgtTGGGGCtataaaatatctgaaaactACAAAGAATGTCTATGACTAAGTCCTGAAAACCCAAGATGACGTTGTCAAAGTTATTTcggtccaaaacccaaagatattaagCGAACCGTCACATTTGAGAACCTGGATCCGTGagatgttttgtattttaccACAAAGACTGAGGTTAATGATTGATCAATTCTCAAAATAGCTGATTGCTTTTCTACAGATCAACTGGATCAATGTATCCACTAATCGCTGTAGCTAAGAAAGTCACTTCAAGTACAtataaaatgaggaaaaatatacagtagttaGGGCTTCACATCAAGTTGTTGTCAAAAATAACATTCACAGTGAAATTCAACAGACTTTTCTGTCATTATTCAGGCTGAACGATTACAGCGACTCAACCCAGAACTCCAGAGGATTGTATGCGTCCAGCAACGGGGCAGCGCGACCCGGAGGCCGACAGAGCAACAGTCGCACCCTGTCGGACTCCGACGGCCAAGACAAGCGGTCCAGGATCGCCTTCGGCCGCTCAACTATGCAAGCTGCTTCCTCCCAGCAAACCAAAGGAAGCACAACCTCAGGCCAAGACGGTCCGCCGGCTGCCTGCCAGCTCGCCAACCGCAAGGCCCGGAGCACCAAGCAGCCGGACCACCAGAGTCAGATTGCAGCCGGATCGTCGCTGCCTCACAGAGGCCTCTGCGCCGAGGATGCAGAATACGCCAATCTGATAGGAGCCATGGACAACGACCTGGACCGCCCAGAGTCGGTCGGTGCCGAGGCTGCGCAGGAGCAGAGCTCTCAGTCCATACAACACAAAGGTACACCCACGTTAATCTTGACTGCCGGAGAGCAGACGGGACAGATGGCCTCTGCAATCATTAACcggttttaaatgtgttttcagtgttggaATCCAAAGGGAAGCTGCGGGGTAAAACAAAAGcccagaggaagaaggaggagaaggagaggaaatcaACAGGAAAGACTCAGGGAGACGAGCTCAAAGACAACCTGGCTGATAACGACGACAGCTCCTCCACTACAACAGAGACCTCCAATCCAGATGTGGAGACGAACATCAGAGAGGCAAATAATAATCGTGTCATGGTCCCCTTTCTTTGTGTCGactgaaaatatgaatgtgaattaAATATGTCTCCCATCACTTCCTCCAGGAGCCAGtgacaaagaaaggaaagacagTCACCACGgtaaaagtgaaagaagaaactCCAAACTTCTTAATCAAGCCCAAAGCCAAGAAACAAGGAACCACGAAGAAAGAGACGCAAACAGAAAAATCCAGGTTTGCTTTGGATTCAAAGTGACggctatcttttttttctctgtctgtttttctatcCTCCTTTTTCACAAATATGTATTGTCCTCAGTTCTCTGGAGCTGCCGTATGTAACGCCGCTGGAGAACAAACAGCGCAAGAGCTTCACGTCCAAAGCTCTCCACCCTCTCACCATCCTCCCAAAGACCAAACCCCTGCAGAAACAGAGACGTGAGTTCCGTTCTACTCGGAAGTCGTCACTTTGCCCTGAGCTTCTGatgccattttgtgtttgtgacgtGTGTTTGGCAGTAGACGGGAAGCTGGATGATGGGCGCCCCTCCCTGTTGGCCAAACTGCTGTCCACCGGCTCGGTGCCCGAACCgggccacagcagcagctccgaggGTGAGAAGGAGTTTGCCGCCCCCGAGTGGGACGTGCCTCTTTCGAAAAACAGTATCCGTAAGTTGCGATCTGAGACCATCCCGTCACGTCCACGTCCTACTCGGCCTGTTTCAACCACTCGCTGATCATTCTCCTGTCCTCTTCAAGCAGAGGCAGACAGTCTGCAGCAGATC contains:
- the tmem131 gene encoding transmembrane protein 131 isoform X4, encoding MASRERAPGCRQSRAGTRAPCLGLLRMLFIAFIHATRANKQAFIQSDTILEVLHFGEGSLLQAESDIDFSLYHQQSTSPHRGNCRPIRFEPPMLDFHEQPVGMPKMEKVYLHNPSSEEISLISISATTAHFHASFFQNRIIPPGGNTSFDVVFLARVVGNVENTLFINTSHHGVFTYQVFGVGIPNPYRLRPFIGARVPVNSSFSPLINIHNPFSEPLQVVEMYSSGGDLHLELPTGQQGGTGKLWEIPPFETKGVMRASFSSRDADNHTAFIRIKTNAPNEEQFIILPVEVEVTSAPGIYSSTEMLDFGTLRSQDRPKLLNLHLLNSGTKDVPITSVRTTPSNEAVTVDFKAVTLKAGESRYTKVASISFDASKARRPFQFSGKITVKAKEKSYSKLEIPYQAEVLEGYLGFDHTATLFHIRDSPVDPVDRPIFLTNAFNFAIRIHNVSLPEEAKTMFNVQNFSAPIVIPKHESRYIFSLLFRPVRPSIHIDSNILLITNASKFHLPVRAYTGFLEPLVLPPSLKDNLLDFGVRSATDTSSITFVVVNSNPIELELKSWLVTGDSLSMELLKTEKGNATTALGRLRELQNTSGTHHKTVILASGYYAAFRVTLVAKSLEGMYDGAIHITTDYEILTIPVKALIAVGTLNSSPKHIVLPPSFPGKVVHQSFSIQSSFTQRVRLQQIRSLTEDIRFYYKRLRNNKDELEPRRKSKVANIYFDASLQCGDHCYVGLPFVLKSESKPHGLALQEDIWDADVDLHQKLLRRWKELKEHAGHKIEAIFEVNTDLQKNVQAKITAHLTWPSLVNSSHRITFPLTNTNSSSNEMVILQNPADVPVYVQVLPLALLPNPSVFSGKLADRFPLGNLSNINIDTNTLEFLVHRNQTSLIKTSSGFIEGSTRPYVYNLFLLPGEVKSISVRFTPISNHSVSSLLIVRNNLTVIDTIILHGRGTTESLKVAGKPPGQGSSLRFKMTEAILKDCTEKMRVREPNFTLKRTFRVENTGLLPITIRSAEINGQACEGYGFKVLNCQEFALKPNSSKDLIILFTPDFTSSRVIRELKLVTCGGSEFVFVLNASLPYHMLAVCAETLPRPSWELELYIIVSLIMSSMFLLVIATAYLEAQSIWEPFKRRVSVESNSSMETGRPFNLRDIVQIHSDSKLNDYSDSTQNSRGLYASSNGAARPGGRQSNSRTLSDSDGQDKRSRIAFGRSTMQAASSQQTKGSTTSGQDGPPAACQLANRKARSTKQPDHQSQIAAGSSLPHRGLCAEDAEYANLIGAMDNDLDRPESVGAEAAQEQSSQSIQHKVLESKGKLRGKTKAQRKKEEKERKSTGKTQGDELKDNLADNDDSSSTTTETSNPDVETNIREEPVTKKGKTVTTVKVKEETPNFLIKPKAKKQGTTKKETQTEKSSSLELPYVTPLENKQRKSFTSKALHPLTILPKTKPLQKQRLDGKLDDGRPSLLAKLLSTGSVPEPGHSSSSEGEKEFAAPEWDVPLSKNSIPEADSLQQISLQTINADPFLKRSVPCSPPPTSPSLLSRGSYSSVLNSNSEGHLKKAPGNKLSPATPLPGKIGNPTFAAVAAGYDKSPGGSGPGKTDGQGKSLAHMTSVESDSSDSSGLWSPIDTASSPNYHSANSFSAFGPNNSFNLTGVFSGMNLPKSSEPQQSWPEFTTVPSSIWDIPSTDSLHSWPSSSSSPTAPTASLLGNTRNPWSTTTPFGSSIWSTSADSALHPFAPTTNTTTLTDLVSSSAPSPPASTEMSRTYNPWNMWRPTLSRRSSEPWPSTSDNGN
- the tmem131 gene encoding transmembrane protein 131 isoform X5, whose translation is MASRERAPGCRQSRAGTRAPCLGLLRMLFIAFIHATRANKQAFIQSDTILEVLHFGEGSLLQAESDIDFSLYHQQSTSPHRGNCRPIRFEPPMLDFHEQPVGMPKMEKVYLHNPSSEEISLISISATTAHFHASFFQNRIIPPGGNTSFDVVFLARVVGNVENTLFINTSHHGVFTYQVFGVGIPNPYRLRPFIGARVPVNSSFSPLINIHNPFSEPLQVVEMYSSGGDLHLELPTGQQGGTGKLWEIPPFETKGVMRASFSSRDADNHTAFIRIKTNAPNEEQFIILPVEVEVTSAPGIYSSTEMLDFGTLRSQDRPKLLNLHLLNSGTKDVPITSVRTTPSNEAVTVDFKAVTLKAGESRYTKVASISFDASKARRPFQFSGKITVKAKEKSYSKLEIPYQAEVLEGYLGFDHTATLFHIRDSPVDPVDRPIFLTNAFNFAIRIHNVSLPEEAKTMFNVQNFSAPIVIPKHESRYIFSLLFRPVRPSIHIDSNILLITNASKFHLPVRAYTGFLEPLVLPPSLKDNLLDFGVRSATDTSSITFVVVNSNPIELELKSWLVTGDSLSMELLKTEKGNATTALGRLRELQNTSGTHHKTVILASGYYAAFRVTLVAKSLEGMYDGAIHITTDYEILTIPVKALIAVGTLNSSPKHIVLPPSFPGKVVHQSFSIQSSFTQRVRLQQIRSLTEDIRFYYKRLRNNKDELEPRRKSKVANIYFDASLQCGDHCYVGLPFVLKSESKPHGLALQEDIWDADVDLHQKLLRRWKELKEHAGHKIEAIFEVNTDLQKNVQAKITAHLTWPSLVNSSHRITFPLTNTNSSSNEMVILQNPADVPVYVQVLPLALLPNPSVFSGKLADRFPLGNLSNINIDTNTLEFLVHRNQTSLIKTSSGFIEGSTRPYVYNLFLLPGEVKSISVRFTPISNHSVSSLLIVRNNLTVIDTIILHGRGTTESLKVAGKPPGQGSSLRFKMTEAILKDCTEKMRVREPNFTLKRTFRVENTGLLPITIRSAEINGQACEGYGFKVLNCQEFALKPNSSKDLIILFTPDFTSSRVIRELKLVTCGGSEFVFVLNASLPYHMLAVCAETLPRPSWELELYIIVSLIMSSMFLLVIATAYLEAQSIWEPFKRRVSVESNSSMETGRPFNLRDIVQIHSDSKLNDYSDSTQNSRGLYASSNGAARPGGRQSNSRTLSDSDGQDKRSRIAFGRSTMQAASSQQTKGSTTSGQDGPPAACQLANRKARSTKQPDHQSQIAAGSSLPHRGLCAEDAEYANLIGAMDNDLDRPESVGAEAAQEQSSQSIQHKVLESKGKLRGKTKAQRKKEEKERKSTGKTQGDELKDNLADNDDSSSTTTETSNPDVETNIREEPVTKKGKTVTTVKVKEETPNFLIKPKAKKQGTTKKETQTEKSSSLELPYVTPLENKQRKSFTSKALHPLTILPKTKPLQKQRHGKLDDGRPSLLAKLLSTGSVPEPGHSSSSEGEKEFAAPEWDVPLSKNSIQADSLQQISLQTINADPFLKRSVPCSPPPTSPSLLSRGSYSSVLNSNSEGHLKKAPGNKLSPATPLPGKIGNPTFAAVAAGYDKSPGGSGPGKTDGQGKSLAHMTSVESDSSDSSGLWSPIDTASSPNYHSANSFSAFGPNNSFNLTGVFSGMNLPKSSEPQQSWPEFTTVPSSIWDIPSTDSLHSWPSSSSSPTAPTASLLGNTRNPWSTTTPFGSSIWSTSADSALHPFAPTTNTTTLTDLVSSSAPSPPASTEMSRTYNPWNMWRPTLSRRSSEPWPSTSDNGN
- the tmem131 gene encoding transmembrane protein 131 isoform X3, with product MSQKSTTLFFRLLLSIQILTQYHVKPVSALSRHGALPCENRQFKSFIQSDTILEVLHFGEGSLLQAESDIDFSLYHQQSTSPHRGNCRPIRFEPPMLDFHEQPVGMPKMEKVYLHNPSSEEISLISISATTAHFHASFFQNRIIPPGGNTSFDVVFLARVVGNVENTLFINTSHHGVFTYQVFGVGIPNPYRLRPFIGARVPVNSSFSPLINIHNPFSEPLQVVEMYSSGGDLHLELPTGQQGGTGKLWEIPPFETKGVMRASFSSRDADNHTAFIRIKTNAPNEEQFIILPVEVEVTSAPGIYSSTEMLDFGTLRSQDRPKLLNLHLLNSGTKDVPITSVRTTPSNEAVTVDFKAVTLKAGESRYTKVASISFDASKARRPFQFSGKITVKAKEKSYSKLEIPYQAEVLEGYLGFDHTATLFHIRDSPVDPVDRPIFLTNAFNFAIRIHNVSLPEEAKTMFNVQNFSAPIVIPKHESRYIFSLLFRPVRPSIHIDSNILLITNASKFHLPVRAYTGFLEPLVLPPSLKDNLLDFGVRSATDTSSITFVVVNSNPIELELKSWLVTGDSLSMELLKTEKGNATTALGRLRELQNTSGTHHKTVILASGYYAAFRVTLVAKSLEGMYDGAIHITTDYEILTIPVKALIAVGTLNSSPKHIVLPPSFPGKVVHQSFSIQSSFTQRVRLQQIRSLTEDIRFYYKRLRNNKDELEPRRKSKVANIYFDASLQCGDHCYVGLPFVLKSESKPHGLALQEDIWDADVDLHQKLLRRWKELKEHAGHKIEAIFEVNTDLQKNVQAKITAHLTWPSLVNSSHRITFPLTNTNSSSNEMVILQNPADVPVYVQVLPLALLPNPSVFSGKLADRFPLGNLSNINIDTNTLEFLVHRNQTSLIKTSSGFIEGSTRPYVYNLFLLPGEVKSISVRFTPISNHSVSSLLIVRNNLTVIDTIILHGRGTTESLKVAGKPPGQGSSLRFKMTEAILKDCTEKMRVREPNFTLKRTFRVENTGLLPITIRSAEINGQACEGYGFKVLNCQEFALKPNSSKDLIILFTPDFTSSRVIRELKLVTCGGSEFVFVLNASLPYHMLAVCAETLPRPSWELELYIIVSLIMSSMFLLVIATAYLEAQSIWEPFKRRVSVESNSSMETGRPFNLRDIVQIHSDSKLNDYSDSTQNSRGLYASSNGAARPGGRQSNSRTLSDSDGQDKRSRIAFGRSTMQAASSQQTKGSTTSGQDGPPAACQLANRKARSTKQPDHQSQIAAGSSLPHRGLCAEDAEYANLIGAMDNDLDRPESVGAEAAQEQSSQSIQHKVLESKGKLRGKTKAQRKKEEKERKSTGKTQGDELKDNLADNDDSSSTTTETSNPDVETNIREEPVTKKGKTVTTVKVKEETPNFLIKPKAKKQGTTKKETQTEKSSSLELPYVTPLENKQRKSFTSKALHPLTILPKTKPLQKQRHGKLDDGRPSLLAKLLSTGSVPEPGHSSSSEGEKEFAAPEWDVPLSKNSIQADSLQQISLQTINADPFLKRSVPCSPPPTSPSLLSRGSYSSVLNSNSEGHLKKAPGNKLSPATPLPGKIGNPTFAAVAAGYDKSPGGSGPGKTDGQGKSLAHMTSVESDSSDSSGLWSPIDTASSPNYHSANSFSAFGPNNSFNLTGVFSGMNLPKSSEPQQSWPEFTTVPSSIWDIPSTDSLHSWPSSSSSPTAPTASLLGNTRNPWSTTTPFGSSIWSTSADSALHPFAPTTNTTTLTDLVSSSAPSPPASTEMSRTYNPWNMWRPTLSRRSSEPWPSTSDNGN